A segment of the Candidatus Poribacteria bacterium genome:
CGACGGAGAGACGAACGACCTATGAAAGCCACCGAAACAAAACTGCTCGACTTTCTGCAAGGTCCGAAGCAGTTCATCATCCCGATCTATCAGCGCACGTACAGTTGGACGCAGAAGCAATGCGAGCAACTGTGGAACGACATCCGCCGCACGCAGGACCCGTTCAGTCCGGGACACTTCATCGGCTCCATCGTTTATATCGAACGCGGCTTGTATCACACTTCCTCCGTGCCGCATCTGCTCGTCATCGACGGTCAGCAACGCCTGACGACGATTTCGCTGCTGTTGGAGGCGCTCGCGCGCGCCATCGAACAACAACGGACGGAATCGCTCATCAATCCGCGCAGACTCCGCAACTACTATCTGTTCAACGCAGAAGAGGAAGACGATCTTCGTTTCAAACTGCTACTGACGCAGAACGACAAGCCGACGCTCTGCCGCCTGCTGACGCACAAAAGCCTTCCGCAGCCGCATTCCCGACGAATCGTCGAGAATCACGCCTTCTTCACGGATCGGATCGCGAAGTCCGGCGTCGACCTGCGCGCGCTGTACGAAGGCATCTCGAAACTCATCGTCGTGGACATCTCGCTCGACCGCGGGCACGACAACCCGCAACTGATCTTCGAAAGCCTGAACTCGACCGGGCTGGAACTGAGCCAAGCCGATCTAATCCGAAACTACGTCCTGATGGGGCTGGAACCGAAGGAGCAGAACGAACTCTACTCGGACTACTGGTTTCCCATGGAGCAGAGCTTCGGACACGCGGATTACGCGGCGCAGTTCGACCGGTTCATGCGCGACTACCTGACCGTGAAGACCGGCACGATCCCGAACATCCGCGCCGTCTACGAGGAGTTCAAGGCGTACGTCCAAAGCCTGCCGAGCGCGTCGATCCACGAAATCGTCGCGGACATCTACCGGTTCTCGCAATTCTTCGTGCGTTTCGCCCTGGAACGAGAACCGGACGGCGCGATCCTCGAGGCGCTCAACGATGTGAACACGCTCAAAGTCGATGTCGCCTACCCGTTTCTCCTTGAGCTCTTTGACGACTGGGAACAAGGGCGGATCGAACGGGATGGCGTCCTCGAAATCCTGCGGCTTACCGAGAGTTATGTGTTCCGCCGCGCGGTTTGCGGCATCCCGACGAACTCGTTGAACAAGACCTTCGCGACGCTCGCGCGGGAGCTCGACAAGGAGCGATACGTCGAGAGTTTCAAGGCGGCGCTGTTGTTGAAGGATTCCTACCGTCGATTCCCCGATGACGAGGAGTTCAAGCGGGAGCTCGCCGCGAAGGACCTCTACAACTTCCGCAGTCGCAACTACTGGCTCCGGCGCTTGGAGAACCACGAACGCAGGGAGCGCGTCAACGTCGACGAGTACACCATCGAACACGTCATGCCGCAGAACGAGAATCTGTCGCCGGAATGGAGGTCGGAACTCGGCGACGACTGGCGTCAGGTTCACGCGCGGTATCTGCATACGCTCGGCAATCTGACGCTGACGAGATACAATCCGGAACTCCGCGACCGTCCGTTTGGGGAGAAGCGCGAGATGGCGGGCGGGTTCCGCGACAGTCCGCTCCGCCTGAACGACTTCCTGCGACACGTCGAGCGCTGGAACGCCGAGGCGATCAATGCGCGAGCCGAAACGCTGGCGAACAAGGCGGTCGTTGTGTGGACCGCACCGCGACTGGAAGAGGAAACGCTCACTGCCTACCGCGGACGACAACGAAGGGGACAGGAGCGGACCTACTCTCTGGACGATTTCCAGTACCTCACGGGCGACATGCGAACGCTCTTCGAGCAGTTGCGCCAGCGCGTGCTGAATCTGGACGCAGCGGTCACGGAGGAGATTCTGAAGTTGTATATCGCGTATAAGACGACGACGAACTTCGTCGATGTCGTGCCGCAGAAGAGCCGTTTGCGCCTGTCGCTGAATCTCCGGTTCGACGAGATCAACGATCCGCAAGGGTGGTGCAGGGACGTCACGGACATCGGACGCTGGGGAAACGGCGATGTCGAGGTCGGTTTGGCGACGCTGAATCAGTTGGATTACGCGATGTTTCTGATCCGTCAGGCGTTCGGCAAACACGCGGCCAACGGCGATGAATAAGGACCACGAGTCCACCGGCATCGAGCACCCGACCATCGGATCACTCCGCGAAGAGCGATGCAAATCGCCGTCGGGTTGTTGTGCTCCGCCGGCGATTCGTCCTGTGCGCGTCAATCGTCAGCGGTTTGTTCGGCGAGCGGGAGACTCGGTTCCCGCCTGCGCAGAACCGACCCGAACAACGGCAGCGCGGGCGACAGAAGCGCTGCCGCCGTGTAGATCGCCGCGCGCAGACCGCGCAGGTTCCCGACGAACCCGATGGCGGGACCCCCGGCGAACTGCCCCAGCGCGTCCATCTGGCTGCTGACAGACAGCACCGTCGCCCGCACCGGCGACGGCACGCTGCGGTTCAGCCATGCCCGGTAGAGCGGGTACATCATCGAGCGCGTCGCGCTGATGAGCCAGTACGCCGCAACCGCCCACCAGAAGCCGCTCGCCCCCGCGAACGCGATCAGCCCGAACGCTAGGAACCCTGTCAGAACAAGGAGCACCGGAGCGAGCCGACGCTTCGCCTCGATCCGCCGGACGAGCGCCTCGGCGGCAGCGATGCTCAGAATCGCCGCGCCCACGCGCAGTATCCCGAACCACACGATCGGTTCCAGCTCGCCGAGTCCGGGGAACGTGAAGTTGCTCAGGAAGTGCGCTTCCCACAGCCGATCGACCCCCTCGCTGTAGAGACCAAAGACGACGCCAATGCCCAGGATCGCCCAACCCGCGTGACGCGCCCGCACGAAGCGGAATGCCTCGCGCCACGTCGCCGCCATCGCGCGCCACGAGCTCCGTTCCGACGCCGGCAGGGACGTGAACCCGTGCTCCGGCATCGCCAGCGCCAGCAGACCTGCCAGGATCAAGAGGATCGCGCCGCTCGCGACGATGGGAACGCTCAGCGCGAACGCGCTGGCGAGTAGGACGCCGCAGAGCGTCGCGGCGATGTCGGCGACGTGGTCGACCTGTCCGCCGCGCAGGAACAGGCGGGCAACGCGATCTTCGCCGGTCTCGTCCGTAATCCACGCGTCGAACGCGCCGCTGACAAACGTGTAACCGATGCCGGAGACCGCCTCCATCGCCAGCACGACGGCGACGTACGGCAAGAGCCCCTGCACGAGGATGCTCGCCCCCAGGAGCACGAACGCGATGATCACCGAGAGTCGGCGACTGTATGAGTCGGCGACGATGCCCGTCGGGATCTCGAACAGAAAGCAGGCGACTTCGAGGGCGGTTCCCGCGAGCACGAGCGTCAGGGGGCTCATGCCGACCGTCTGGATGCGGTAGACCCCCATGACCGACCAGCAGAGGCTGCCGGCGAAGCTCCACACGGCGACGATGAGGAAGTAGACGAACCGGGCGTCCCACTTCCTCACCGGCAACTGCCTTCGCGGAGGACAGGGATCAGGCGGGCGGATGGACGGGCGTATGGCAATCGGGTACCTCCCCATGTCGTTGGAGCCGGGCGGAGCCGTACGCGAAACGGTCGCCCTGAATGGACGCGGGTTCGGATGCACACTCGGCGGCCATCGCCGATGGGACGGCCCGGCTCGTTGACACCAATCCGCGCCCTTCCTATACTCGACCCGGTTTGCGGCATGGTACCGCTTGGTCGCGCAGATACACCTACCACGGAAGATGGGATCATGGCGGACAAGCTTCGAGTTGGCGTCATCGGGCCCGGAGGGGCGGGACGCGGGAACACGATGGGCTTCGCGACGCGGTCGGACTGCGTCGTCGTGGCGGCGGCCGATGTCGCGCCGGGAAGCCTGGAAGCGCTCGAGAAAGGGCTCCAGGAACGCGTCGAGGGCTACAAGGCGGGCTCCCTCAAGCAGTACGTGGGCGAGCACGAGTTCATCGAGATGCTCAACAAAGAGGACCTCGATATCGTCGGCGTCTTCTCGCCGCACTCGCTCCACCACATTCACGTCGCGTACGCGTTGCGCCGAGGCTGCTCGGTGATCGTCGAGAAGCCGATGGCGAACCTCGTCGGCGATGCGGTCTACATCCACAAGCTCGCCGTAGCGCGAGGACTCCACCTCGTCGGCGGCTACCAGCGGCACTACGAGGACCGCTACGTCCACGCGCGGCAGTTCATCCAGGGCGGCGGTCTCGGCGAGCTGAAGCGCTTCGAGGTCTACCTGGCGCAGCGATGGGGCGCGGGCGGGTGGCGCGGCGACCCACGGTTCAGCGGCGGGGGCCAGCCGAACGACTCCGGCAGCCACCTGCAAGACATCTTCATGTGGATGACCGGCTTCCTGCCTCAGTCCGTCTACGGCACGACGGACATGATCTTCGAGGACGGCGGGAAGGTGATTCCCAAGCAGGTCGAGATCAACTCCTACTCGGATGTCGTCATGGAGGGCGGCGCCGAGGGAACCATCACGATCATCGGGAACACGACGATCGGGTTCGCGGAGTGGGTCATCCTCGAAGGCACGGAGGGGACCCTTGAGATCAAGGACGGCATGCGCTTCATCCCCAACGGCGGACAGGCGCAGGACGTTCCCGCTTCCAAGCCGGACAACTACCCGACAGGCAAGGTCGATCAGGTCGTCGGACTCGTCAAGGGCGAGTACTCGAAGAACTGGACGTCGGGGATCAACGGCATCCGCACGAGCTGGCTGACCAACTCGATCCTGGAAGCCGGACGGGGACCCGAAGCCAAGAACACGGTGGACTGCGACGTGCTCATCGAGGCGGAGGGGTACAGCCGCGCCGACGTGAAGACGCTCATCGCCGAAGCCGCTTACTGGCACGGGATGTTCTAGGAATCCCACAGCCCATCGGGCATCGGGGGACAGGCGCCTCAGCGCGCCTGTCCCCGTCGCGAGTGGGAGGGTCCGCGATGAAGATCGTGGTGCGCGTCGTACTGGGCCTGATCGTTCTCGCGCTCGGGGCGCAGCTCTACCGGCCCCTCAAGACGAACCCGCCGACGGACCCGTCACGCACTCTCCAGGCTCAGATGACGGTTCCTCCGAATGTCACGGCGATCCTCGACCGCGCGTGCCGCGATTGCCACTCGAACGACACGAAGTGGCCCTGGTACGCCGACGTCGCGCCGGTGATGTGGTCGGTCCGCAATCACGTAAATTTCGGGCGCAAGCACCTCAACATGTCCGACTGGGCGCAGTACTCCCAGGAGGACGCCGCCGGGCTGCTCGACGAGATCTGCGAGGAGGTGCGCGAGCACAAGATGCCGCTTCCCGCCTACCTCCCCATGCACCCGCAGGCTAAGCTCTCCCAAGCGGACATCGACGCGCTGTGCGAGTGGGCGCTGGCCGCCAACGCCACGCTGGGCGGCGGGGAGCACACGCACGAGGAGGGCGAGGAGCACGAGCACTAGCGAGACAGCCAGACCGGCTCCGTCACTTGGCGAGCTCTCGGAGCGCAGTGCCGTACTGTCGGCGGATGACTTCGAACGACTCCATCGTCTTGGCGAACTCAGGATCGTACGCGGTCAGGAGGATTCCGTCCGCGGTCCGGACGGCGTGAAGCTCGTCACCCTCCCCGACATGGAGCTCTTCGAGAAGGCTCTTGGGGAGGATCGCCCCGAGCGCGCCTCCGACCGCACCTCCGACCGCACGGATCTTGATGCGCGTGGTCATCGCTACTCCCATTTGGATGGCCAGACGCTTCCGAGCGCCTTATAAGAATCATTTAACTCCCGGCAACGGGCCGCGTCAGGGAGCATCATGGCGCTGTGACCCTCTCAGGAGCTCAGCGATGTCCATTCGGTATCCTGTGGCATGGTGTGCGGCTTTCGTGTTTCTACTCGTGATGCCACTGGCGGCCCGTGCCGGGATTTCGGTAACACCGGTGCGGACCGAGGCGAAGATCGCCATCGACGGCAGGCTGGACGAACCCGCGTGGCAGACCGCCAACGTGATCCGCGACTTCGTCCAGATGATCCCCGACACAGGCAAGCCCGCTTCCGAGCGTACCGAGGTCCGCATCCTGTACGACGACGACAAGCTCTACTTCGGCTTCACCTGCTACGACTCGGAGATGCCAAGAGCCGTCATCAAGGAGATGCGCCGCGACTCGCCCGGCGTCCGGTCGGGCGACCACGCATTCGTGTTCCTCGACGCCTACAACGACCGGAACGGCGCGACGTTCTTCCGATTCAACGCCGTCGGCGGCATGGAAGACACGATCGTCTCGGACGGCGGCAACACGCTCAACGAGAGCTGGGACGCGGTCTGGGAATCGTCAGGGCAGATCGAGTCGGACCGCTGGACGGCGGAGCTCGCCATTCCGTTCAGCCAGCTTCGGTTCCGCCAGGCCGACTCGATGACGTGGGGTATGAACGTCGGGCGGGACATCACGCGGAAGCGCGAGATATCAACGTGGAGCCCCGCGCCAGGCGGCTACGGGCCCCTCGGCAAGTACCGTCCCGCCTACTTCGGCGAACTGACGGACATCCGGGGCGTCGCGCCCTCACGCCATCTGGAGGTGCTGCCGTTCATCTCGCCGGGGTTCAGCCGAGTCAAGGACGTCAATGACGGCGTGTTCGAAGCCGGACTCGACCTGAAGCACGGGATCACGTCGAACCTGACCGCCGACCTGACGTTCAACACGGACTTCGCCCAGGTCGAGGCGGACCAGCAGCAGGTGAACCTGACGCGGTTCAGCCTCTTCTTCCCGGAGAAGCGCCCGTTCTTTATGGAAGGCGCAGCGCAGTTCGAGTTCGGGACGCCCCGGTTCAGCTTCGACGCCCCGCCGCCCATGTTGCTCTTCTACAGCCGCCGTATCGGTCTCGCCGGAGACCGCGCGGTTCCCATCCTTGCCGGAGGGAAGGTCACAGGCCAGGCGGGCCCCTACGGCATCGGACTGCTCGCCGTCGCAACCGACGAGCTCCACGAAGGTGGAGTCGACGTCGAACGAACCGGCTACTCGGTTCTCCGCTTGAGCCGAAACGTCTTGCGCAACTCGTCCGTCGGCATGATCGCGGTCAACAAGCAGGACGCGGAGACGTACCAGCGCGCTGCGGGCGTCAACTTTGCCCTGCGGCCGCGCGGCAACGTCGACCTGCGCGGCTTGTGGGCGCGGACATTCGAGATGGACGACACGGAGGATTCGCGCGACGCCTACTATGCGGGAGGCGAATGGCGGACGACCCTCTTGAACGCGCGCGCTTCGTATGCCGACATCGGCGACGCGTTCGATCCCTCCATGGGGTTCGTCTGGCGGAAGGGGATACGCCAGGTGAACGCGGGCATCGACTACACGCCATGGCCCCGGAAGTACGGCATCCGCACGATCACGGTGGGTCCCAGCCTGAACACGGTGCTTCTGCGGGACGACAACTCGGTCTCGTCGCGCTCGGTCGGCGGCGGAGCGCGCGTCGAACTGGAGTCGGGGCATTCCGTCGGGATGCGAGCCAACGCGGTCACGGAGAACATCGAGAGGGACTTCCCGCTGTTCGGCGCGACGATTCCCCAGGGCACCTATGACAGCCTGACCGGCGGCGTGACGTTCGATTCCAGCTCGGCGCATGCGGTCACGGGCGGCTTCGGCGTCGATTTCGGCGACTTCTACAACGGATCGCGCGTCGGAGCGCGCCTGCGCGGTTCCATCCGTCCGAACACGCGGCTGGGCTTCGAGCCGATGTTCGAGCACAACCGCATCTCGCTGCCGGACGGCGATGTCACCGCGAACCTGCTGATCGGGCGGATCACCTACTCCCACTCGCCGACGATGTACGCGCGGCTGTTCACGCAGTGGTCGGACGACCGTGACATCCTCGCGGCGAACCTGCTCCTCAACTGGATCTACGCTCCGGGCAGCGACCTCTACTTCGTCGTAAACCAAACCTATGACACATCCGACGGCACCGAAGTCATCGAGACGACCGCCCTGGCGAAACTCACGTTCTGGTGGAGCCTGTAGCCGGGCTCGCCGAGCGCTCTGGATCGCGTCCTTCTTGATGGTGACCACTTCCATGGGGAACACGACCGCTGCGCCGATCGTCGCCGAGGGGCCCGTGGTTCTCCACGGGAGCATCTCGGATCAGTGGGGCGGGCACACGTTCGGGTATCTCGTCCAGGGGCGC
Coding sequences within it:
- a CDS encoding cytochrome C translates to MKIVVRVVLGLIVLALGAQLYRPLKTNPPTDPSRTLQAQMTVPPNVTAILDRACRDCHSNDTKWPWYADVAPVMWSVRNHVNFGRKHLNMSDWAQYSQEDAAGLLDEICEEVREHKMPLPAYLPMHPQAKLSQADIDALCEWALAANATLGGGEHTHEEGEEHEH
- a CDS encoding Gfo/Idh/MocA family oxidoreductase, which gives rise to MHTRRPSPMGRPGSLTPIRALPILDPVCGMVPLGRADTPTTEDGIMADKLRVGVIGPGGAGRGNTMGFATRSDCVVVAAADVAPGSLEALEKGLQERVEGYKAGSLKQYVGEHEFIEMLNKEDLDIVGVFSPHSLHHIHVAYALRRGCSVIVEKPMANLVGDAVYIHKLAVARGLHLVGGYQRHYEDRYVHARQFIQGGGLGELKRFEVYLAQRWGAGGWRGDPRFSGGGQPNDSGSHLQDIFMWMTGFLPQSVYGTTDMIFEDGGKVIPKQVEINSYSDVVMEGGAEGTITIIGNTTIGFAEWVILEGTEGTLEIKDGMRFIPNGGQAQDVPASKPDNYPTGKVDQVVGLVKGEYSKNWTSGINGIRTSWLTNSILEAGRGPEAKNTVDCDVLIEAEGYSRADVKTLIAEAAYWHGMF
- a CDS encoding AbrB/MazE/SpoVT family DNA-binding domain-containing protein; its protein translation is MTTRIKIRAVGGAVGGALGAILPKSLLEELHVGEGDELHAVRTADGILLTAYDPEFAKTMESFEVIRRQYGTALRELAK
- a CDS encoding MFS transporter, whose amino-acid sequence is MRKWDARFVYFLIVAVWSFAGSLCWSVMGVYRIQTVGMSPLTLVLAGTALEVACFLFEIPTGIVADSYSRRLSVIIAFVLLGASILVQGLLPYVAVVLAMEAVSGIGYTFVSGAFDAWITDETGEDRVARLFLRGGQVDHVADIAATLCGVLLASAFALSVPIVASGAILLILAGLLALAMPEHGFTSLPASERSSWRAMAATWREAFRFVRARHAGWAILGIGVVFGLYSEGVDRLWEAHFLSNFTFPGLGELEPIVWFGILRVGAAILSIAAAEALVRRIEAKRRLAPVLLVLTGFLAFGLIAFAGASGFWWAVAAYWLISATRSMMYPLYRAWLNRSVPSPVRATVLSVSSQMDALGQFAGGPAIGFVGNLRGLRAAIYTAAALLSPALPLFGSVLRRREPSLPLAEQTADD
- a CDS encoding carbohydrate binding family 9 domain-containing protein yields the protein MRVVIATPIWMARRFRAPYKNHLTPGNGPRQGASWRCDPLRSSAMSIRYPVAWCAAFVFLLVMPLAARAGISVTPVRTEAKIAIDGRLDEPAWQTANVIRDFVQMIPDTGKPASERTEVRILYDDDKLYFGFTCYDSEMPRAVIKEMRRDSPGVRSGDHAFVFLDAYNDRNGATFFRFNAVGGMEDTIVSDGGNTLNESWDAVWESSGQIESDRWTAELAIPFSQLRFRQADSMTWGMNVGRDITRKREISTWSPAPGGYGPLGKYRPAYFGELTDIRGVAPSRHLEVLPFISPGFSRVKDVNDGVFEAGLDLKHGITSNLTADLTFNTDFAQVEADQQQVNLTRFSLFFPEKRPFFMEGAAQFEFGTPRFSFDAPPPMLLFYSRRIGLAGDRAVPILAGGKVTGQAGPYGIGLLAVATDELHEGGVDVERTGYSVLRLSRNVLRNSSVGMIAVNKQDAETYQRAAGVNFALRPRGNVDLRGLWARTFEMDDTEDSRDAYYAGGEWRTTLLNARASYADIGDAFDPSMGFVWRKGIRQVNAGIDYTPWPRKYGIRTITVGPSLNTVLLRDDNSVSSRSVGGGARVELESGHSVGMRANAVTENIERDFPLFGATIPQGTYDSLTGGVTFDSSSAHAVTGGFGVDFGDFYNGSRVGARLRGSIRPNTRLGFEPMFEHNRISLPDGDVTANLLIGRITYSHSPTMYARLFTQWSDDRDILAANLLLNWIYAPGSDLYFVVNQTYDTSDGTEVIETTALAKLTFWWSL
- a CDS encoding DUF262 domain-containing protein, producing the protein MKATETKLLDFLQGPKQFIIPIYQRTYSWTQKQCEQLWNDIRRTQDPFSPGHFIGSIVYIERGLYHTSSVPHLLVIDGQQRLTTISLLLEALARAIEQQRTESLINPRRLRNYYLFNAEEEDDLRFKLLLTQNDKPTLCRLLTHKSLPQPHSRRIVENHAFFTDRIAKSGVDLRALYEGISKLIVVDISLDRGHDNPQLIFESLNSTGLELSQADLIRNYVLMGLEPKEQNELYSDYWFPMEQSFGHADYAAQFDRFMRDYLTVKTGTIPNIRAVYEEFKAYVQSLPSASIHEIVADIYRFSQFFVRFALEREPDGAILEALNDVNTLKVDVAYPFLLELFDDWEQGRIERDGVLEILRLTESYVFRRAVCGIPTNSLNKTFATLARELDKERYVESFKAALLLKDSYRRFPDDEEFKRELAAKDLYNFRSRNYWLRRLENHERRERVNVDEYTIEHVMPQNENLSPEWRSELGDDWRQVHARYLHTLGNLTLTRYNPELRDRPFGEKREMAGGFRDSPLRLNDFLRHVERWNAEAINARAETLANKAVVVWTAPRLEEETLTAYRGRQRRGQERTYSLDDFQYLTGDMRTLFEQLRQRVLNLDAAVTEEILKLYIAYKTTTNFVDVVPQKSRLRLSLNLRFDEINDPQGWCRDVTDIGRWGNGDVEVGLATLNQLDYAMFLIRQAFGKHAANGDE